GCGGCCCGGCTCAATCCCATTCGATCCATTCGTTTCCATTGACGCATGCAGCTTGAATCCTACATAGCGCGCCGATATCTCTACGGAAAGAAGCGGTTCAGTTTCATCAACATCATCTCGCTGCTCGCAACGCTTGGTATCATGTTCGGCGTTGCGGCGCTGATCGTGGTGATGTCAGTTTTCAATGGATTCAATGGACTGGTGACTTCGATACTGCAGGACTTTGACCCGCACATCAAGGTCGAGCATGTCGCTCGTGCGGAAGGGAAGAGCACGGATTCGGTGAAGAGCATACTCGCCGCGCGCGACGATGTCACCGGCATGTCCCCTTTCATTCAGCGCAAGGCCATGACGATGGCACGCGGCAATGCCCATTTCGCCTGGATCAAAGGCGTCGATCCCGAGCGTATTGACGACGTGTCGGATGTCGCGAGCAAAATCGAACTGGGGGATTTCCACTTCTCGGAAAACAACGGCATTGTACTGGGATATGCGCTGGCGGATAAAATTCGCGTGACACTCGGCGACACGCTGCTGCTGTACAGTCCCGCCGGCATGGAAAACATCCTTACACAGTACGTTACGCCCACAGTGCTGCGCTGTCCCGTCACCGGCATTTACATGTCACAGAATAACGTCTACGACGGCGCCTATGCCTTCCTGCGTCTGGCCGATGCGCAGAAGCTGTTTCGCATGCCGGGGGAAGTGAGCGGATATGAATTGCGGCTGCGCGACAGCGAAGAAAGTGAAGCGGTGAAGGAGGAATTGCAGGAAACCATTGGTCCTGGCTGGAATGTGCTGACCTGGTACGATCTTCATAAGGACCTCTATTCGGTTATGACTATCGAGCGCTGGGGAGCATTTATCCTTCTGGCCATCATTATCGCGGTGGCTGTGTTCAATATTCTCGCATCCCTGACCATGCTCGTGCTGGAGAAGCGGCGGGATATCGGGATTCTGCGCACGATGGGACTTCCTGCCACGCGCATACAGCGGATCTTCCTGCTTGAAGGTGTGTGGATCGGTGTCATCGGTGTGGTCGCCGGGCTTGTGCTCGGACTCGCCGTGACCTGGATACAGGCGGAATTCCAGGTATTCAAGCTCGATGCATCGTTCATCATCCCGGCCATCCCCGTGGAATTGCGGCTGTCGGATATCCTTCTCATTGTGTTCGGGACCTTCGGCCTGTGTCTGCTGGCTGCCTGGTATCCCGCTCTGCGGGCACGCGCGGTGAGCATTATCGACGCCGTTCGCTGGGAATAATTTCTGCGGTGGGAACGTCCCACCAGGCTGTGCGTCCATATCCTGACTGCCCCGGGCCGCAGGAGCAAGGTGCGGCGCATGCGAAGAGTACTCATGGAGAGCAAAGCTATGGCTGCCATTGTTTCAGTAAAGGATATACAGAAAAGCTATCGCACCGGTGAGGGCGACAGGCTCGACGTGCTCAAAGGCGCTTCGCTCGAGGTTGTTGAAGGACAGGTGGTTGCGATCGTCGGTGCCTCCGGCAGCGGGAAGAGCACACTGCTGCATATCATCGGCGCACTTGATCGTCCCGATGCCGGCCAGGTGACGATGGACGGTCAGGATATGTTTGGCATGGACGATACCACGCTTGCTGCCTTTCGTAACAGCCGTATGGGCTTTGTTTTCCAGTTCCACCATCTGCTCCCGGAGTTCTCGGCGCGCGAGAATATCGCCATTCCTGCAATGATCGGGGGGAAATCCCTCGCCGAAGCGCAGAACAGGGCGGACGAGCTGCTGGAAATTGTGCGTGTGAGCCATCGCGCCGACGCGAGGCCCTCGGAACTTTCGGGTGGCGAACAGCAGCGTGTGGCAGTCGCCCGCGCCCTGGCCAATCATCCCCGTGTCGTCCTTGCCGACGAACCCTCGGGGAATCTCGATGAAGAAAATGCCGGGATGCTGCATGAGCTGCTCTGGACGCTCGCACGCGAGCAGGGACAGACCTTCATTATCGTCACGCATGACGGGGATCTGGCTTCCCGGGCGGATGCGACCTGGCGTCTCCACGAAGGAAAACTTCTACTGCAGAAGCAATGAATCTACCTGCAAGTTTTGTATTTTTCATGTTTGATCAACTACAGCCCCATTGCTAGAACGGAGATAACGCATGGCAAAAGTGCAGAAAAGGCGGAAAACCGGCCGTCGGATGCCACAGGAAATACCGGAGGCTGAGCTGCCCCAGCGTACCAATTACATGATTCTCATTCTTGGCATCGCTACCGTGCTCGTCGGTTTTCTCGTGATGAGTGCCGGAGATGCCGTCAGCTCACTCTCGGTAACGATCGCGCCGATGATCCTTTTCCTCGGATACTGCGTGATTATTCCGCTGGGAATCATTTACAGGAAGAAAAAATCGACAGAACCCGAGACGAACTGACGTCTCTGACTGTCCCGTCTCCGCCAGCCGGTTTTGTTCCCGTGGCGGACTGTTCCTCATGTCTGAAACGTATCATCAGCTTAGCATAGTATCATGAACTTCAAAATCTGGCATCGCGCTTCAGCCGCAGCCGTGTTCCTGGTCTCGACAATTGTCTTTCTCTCGACAGTTGCCCCGACCCTTTCGTTCTGGGACGCCGGTGAATTCATCACCTCGGCAGTGACCATGGGTGTTCCGCATCCGCCGGGTGCGCCGTTTTTTCAGCTGATCGGGCGCATCCTCTCGCTGCTGCCCATCGGCGACGATCTTGGCTTCAGGGTTAACCTGATGTCCACTTTCTCCAGTTCGCTGACCGTACTGTTCGTCTACCTAACGGCCATGCGGCTGCTGCGGCAGTGGAAAGGCGATCCGAAATCTCCGATGTCCGCACTGTCGATGATCATCAGCGCCTCTGCAGGCGCCTTTATCCTTTCCTTCAGCGACACTTTCTGGTTCAACGCGTCGGAAGCGGAAGTGTACGGCATCGGCATGTTCTTCATCTCCGTCGTCGTCTGGATCGCGATCGAGTGGTACTACCACATCGGGGTGTTCGATTCCGAGCGTTCGCTGCTTCTTATTGCTTACCTGATGGGACTCAGTATTGGCGTTCACCTCCTGTCGCTGCTCGCGCTGTTTTTCGTGTTTTTCCTGATCTATTTCCGCGACCGCAAGCGGGAAGACATCAATGTGAAGACGCTCAGCATCGCCTTCATGCTGATGGTGGTCGGCTTCGGACTCGTGTACCCGGGTATTGTCAAGTACATACCTGAACTGCTCAGTGGAGATGCCGGACGCTGGCTGATGCTGCTTGTCATCGCAGGGCTCATCGCTGTCGTAGCCATGAAGAAACTGCATCCGCAGCTGCGGATGGCATCGCTTGCCTTCCTGCTCGTGACGCTCGGCTACAGCACCTACACGCTGGTGCCCATTCGCGCCAACCAGGAGCCTGCGCTGAACGAGAATGCTCCCGCCACGCTTGAAGGACTGTACAGCTATCTGAATCGTGACCAGTACGGAACCTATCCGCTGCTGAAGGGACCGAATTATGACGATCGCATGCGCTCGATCAACCCGCGCAAAGATGTCATGCTTCCGCGCCGCTGGAGTCATGAACAATCTCACATCGCGTCGTACTCGAAATACAGCAGTGATTTCGACTACTTCTGGCAGTATCAGTTCGGCCATATCTACATGCGCTATTTCCTCTGGAATTTTGTCGGTCGCGCCGGCGATATACAGGAGGCCCCGGTGGCCTTCCTCGGGGAGGTGGGCGAATGGTCTGAATCGAGTGGGTATCCGAATCGCTACTACGCCATCCCGCTCATTCTCGGGCTGCTCGGTATATGGTATCATTTCAAGAAGGATTACCGGACGGGCATAGCAACGGCGGCGCTGTTCTTCATCATGGGAATAGGGCTCGTCATATACTTTAACATGGCCGAACCACAGGTGAGGGAGCGTGATTACTTCTTTGTCGGCTCTTTTTATGTGTTCGCCATGTGGGCCGGTATAGGCATTTACGGCCTCGTCGACAGCCTGCGCAGCAAGACGGGGCGCAACGAGGCGATCGGGGTCGGACTCGCGGCACTGCTTTTTGTCGCAGGTCCCGTGAACATGCTGGCGGAGAATTACCGCACGCATGACCGCCATTACAATTACGTGGCATTCGACTATGCCTATAACCTGCTGCAGAGCTGCGATCAGGACGCCATTCTCTTTACCGGTGGCGATAACGACACCTTCCCGGTTTGGTACCTGCAGTATGCTGCCGGTGTGCGCCGCGATGTGCGCGTGGTCAATCTGAGTCTGCTCAACACCGACTGGTACAGCAAGCAGCTCAAAAACGAGCGGCCCTACGGTGCCAAACTTGTGGAAATGAGCTACACCGATACCGAGCTGAAGGCACTGCGTCCCGTGCAGTGGGACAGCCGTCGTATCAGCGTACCCATCGATCGTGAGAAACTGCTGAAATCCGACATCGCGGATGTGCCGCAGGTCAAGGCGGCGCTCGCACAGCAGATTCCCGACAAGATGGAAATCACCGTGCCGCCGACATACACGGATCCCGCAGGTACGAAGGGCATCCGCATCCAGGATATTCTCATTCTCGATATTCTGAACAACAACTTCAATGATCGTCCCATCCATTTTGCGCTGAGTACTGCGCCGGGTGACAGGGTCGGACTCGAGAATCATCTCATCGTCGAAGGTCTGACGTATCGCGTTTCACCGGTGAGCTTCACCCAGCGTGGCGGGCGTTATTATCAGGCCATGGATATTGACGCGACGCTCAAACACCTGACCGACCTGCGCCAGGAACCCGACAGCAATCGCGCCTTTGGCTTCATGTTCCGTGAGCTTGCCAATCCCAAGATCAACCTCGATGAGGCCAGCACGAAGATGATCTTCAGCTTCCGTGCGCTGTATATGGGACTGGCACAGATCATGGCGCAGGAAAACGGCGACGTAGAAGGTGCGCGCAAAGTGCTCGATACAATGGAAGAAGTCATGCCGAGCGAGTACCATCGCTTTGATAAATCACTGCGTACCGATCTCGCGAACTTCTACATCATGGTGGGCGATACCGCGAAGTATCTCGCCATCGGCAATGAACTGGAAGAGTATTTCAAGTCGCAGCTCGATACCGACGACCCGGGCAATAATCCCACGGGCCGCAACGCGTACATCTTCCTTCTGAATTATTACGAAGCTTCGGAGCGCTACCAGGATGCCATCGACCTTCTGCGCAGGCTTGAGACGATGTATCCGAACGACTCGGGTGTCAAGCAGCAGATCAGCGCGATGCAGCGGAAGCTGCAGGGCGTTCCGGATGAGCAGATGATCGATTCCGTCATCATCGAATAACGACGGTCCGCCTCTGCGAACAGATAACATGAAACGGGCGGACCGCGAGTCCGCCCGTACATTTTTCACACTCACCAGGTAACGCGCCATGCCACGCACGCTTATCACCGGCGGTGCCGGTTTTCTCGGCAGTCATCTCTGTGAACGCCTTCTCAAGGAAGGACATGAGGTGCTCTGCATGGACAATCTCATAACCGGCGACCTCGCGAACATCGATCACCTCTTTGGACAGGAAGGATTCCGCTTCATCAAATATGACGTGACGGAATTCGTGCATGTCGAAGGCGCACTCGATTACATTCTGCACTTCGCCTCACCAGCTTCTCCGATCGATTACCTGAAGCTGCCGATTCAGACCCTGAAAGTCGGTTCGCTCGGGACGCACAAGGCGCTCGGACTTGCCAAGGCAAAAAATGCGCGTTTCCTTCTCGCATCCACCTCCGAGGTGTACGGTGATCCTGAAATCCATCCCCAGGTAGAAAGCTACTGGGGAAATGTCAATCCCGTTGGTCCCCGCGGCGTTTACGATGAAGCCAAGCGTTTCGCGGAAGCCATGACCATGGCCTATCACCGCTATCACGGTGTGGAGACCCGCATCGTGCGCATCTTCAACACGTACGGCGAACGCATGCGCGTCAACGATGGACGCGCCATTCCTGCCTTCATGTCGCAGGGCATCCGTGGTGAGGATGTCACTGTGTTCGGTGATGGACTGCAGACACGCAGCGTATGCTACGTCTCGGATCTCGTCGACGGTATTTTCCGTCTGCTGATGTCCGATTACAGCGATCCGGTAAACATCGGGAACCCCGACGAAATCTCCATGCTCGATCTTGCGAAGGAAGTGCTCGAAGTACTTGGAAGCAGCAGCACGATCGTGCATCGCGAGCTTCCGGAAGACGATCCCAAAGTCCGTCAGCCCGACATTTCCGTCGCCCGCAGTCTTCTCGGCTGGGTGCCCAAGGTCGACCGTCATGAGGGCCTCCGCCGTACAGCCGAATACTTCAAGAAGAAGGTTTTGCCGCGCTGACGCGCGGCGTTGTTTCCTCCGCTGTCGCGGAGGAGTTCTTTCTCCGCTTACGCGGAGAGGTATTGCTCACTTCGTTCGCGTATTTCCTGCCCCGCTCGAGCGGGGCATTTTCTTACACTCGGCGCAGCCGAGTAAAGACTCCCCACGCGCAGCGGGGGGAAACACCTCCCACGCGTCAGTGTGGGAAATTCCTCTCCGCGCTAGCGGAGAAAGAACTCTCCCCGCGAAGCGGGGAGAAACGCCTTTCCGAGAGACTGATCAGGAGAACGGCGGCGAGGGGAACGAGCATGTTGAAGTATGAGCCCCAGGCGCAGAAGAAGGAGTAGGCTTCGACGATGTAGGTGAGGACCAGGGCGATGGCGACCTGGGAAAAGGTGAGTGTATGTGCACGCCAGCGGCGGAAGAAGAGCACGATCATCGCGAGCAGAAAGGGGATGGTCAGGAGAATGGAGATGACGGCTTTGGCTGCGCCGCGATCCCAGGGAGCAAAGAATGTGGCGGTGCCAATGATGATGCGGAGGGGAAGGAGCTGCGGTCTTTCGACCATGTCTTTTTTCGCGAGATCCCACAACACGGCATCCATTTCAGGGTACAGCGCGCCATAATAGCGCTCCTTGAACTCGCGTCCCGTGGCCTGTTCGTATTTCCCGGCCATGGGATAATCTCCCCCGAAATAAATCGCCTCGCCTTTCCAGTAGTGGTAGCCGTTCCCGGTGACGACGGGAATGAAGCGGTCGAACGTCACCAGATTTCTGTACGTCCATGGTGCGACGACGAGCAGTG
The sequence above is a segment of the bacterium genome. Coding sequences within it:
- a CDS encoding ABC transporter permease, which produces MQLESYIARRYLYGKKRFSFINIISLLATLGIMFGVAALIVVMSVFNGFNGLVTSILQDFDPHIKVEHVARAEGKSTDSVKSILAARDDVTGMSPFIQRKAMTMARGNAHFAWIKGVDPERIDDVSDVASKIELGDFHFSENNGIVLGYALADKIRVTLGDTLLLYSPAGMENILTQYVTPTVLRCPVTGIYMSQNNVYDGAYAFLRLADAQKLFRMPGEVSGYELRLRDSEESEAVKEELQETIGPGWNVLTWYDLHKDLYSVMTIERWGAFILLAIIIAVAVFNILASLTMLVLEKRRDIGILRTMGLPATRIQRIFLLEGVWIGVIGVVAGLVLGLAVTWIQAEFQVFKLDASFIIPAIPVELRLSDILLIVFGTFGLCLLAAWYPALRARAVSIIDAVRWE
- a CDS encoding ABC transporter ATP-binding protein; translation: MAAIVSVKDIQKSYRTGEGDRLDVLKGASLEVVEGQVVAIVGASGSGKSTLLHIIGALDRPDAGQVTMDGQDMFGMDDTTLAAFRNSRMGFVFQFHHLLPEFSARENIAIPAMIGGKSLAEAQNRADELLEIVRVSHRADARPSELSGGEQQRVAVARALANHPRVVLADEPSGNLDEENAGMLHELLWTLAREQGQTFIIVTHDGDLASRADATWRLHEGKLLLQKQ
- a CDS encoding DUF3098 domain-containing protein; its protein translation is MAKVQKRRKTGRRMPQEIPEAELPQRTNYMILILGIATVLVGFLVMSAGDAVSSLSVTIAPMILFLGYCVIIPLGIIYRKKKSTEPETN
- a CDS encoding DUF2723 domain-containing protein, with product MNFKIWHRASAAAVFLVSTIVFLSTVAPTLSFWDAGEFITSAVTMGVPHPPGAPFFQLIGRILSLLPIGDDLGFRVNLMSTFSSSLTVLFVYLTAMRLLRQWKGDPKSPMSALSMIISASAGAFILSFSDTFWFNASEAEVYGIGMFFISVVVWIAIEWYYHIGVFDSERSLLLIAYLMGLSIGVHLLSLLALFFVFFLIYFRDRKREDINVKTLSIAFMLMVVGFGLVYPGIVKYIPELLSGDAGRWLMLLVIAGLIAVVAMKKLHPQLRMASLAFLLVTLGYSTYTLVPIRANQEPALNENAPATLEGLYSYLNRDQYGTYPLLKGPNYDDRMRSINPRKDVMLPRRWSHEQSHIASYSKYSSDFDYFWQYQFGHIYMRYFLWNFVGRAGDIQEAPVAFLGEVGEWSESSGYPNRYYAIPLILGLLGIWYHFKKDYRTGIATAALFFIMGIGLVIYFNMAEPQVRERDYFFVGSFYVFAMWAGIGIYGLVDSLRSKTGRNEAIGVGLAALLFVAGPVNMLAENYRTHDRHYNYVAFDYAYNLLQSCDQDAILFTGGDNDTFPVWYLQYAAGVRRDVRVVNLSLLNTDWYSKQLKNERPYGAKLVEMSYTDTELKALRPVQWDSRRISVPIDREKLLKSDIADVPQVKAALAQQIPDKMEITVPPTYTDPAGTKGIRIQDILILDILNNNFNDRPIHFALSTAPGDRVGLENHLIVEGLTYRVSPVSFTQRGGRYYQAMDIDATLKHLTDLRQEPDSNRAFGFMFRELANPKINLDEASTKMIFSFRALYMGLAQIMAQENGDVEGARKVLDTMEEVMPSEYHRFDKSLRTDLANFYIMVGDTAKYLAIGNELEEYFKSQLDTDDPGNNPTGRNAYIFLLNYYEASERYQDAIDLLRRLETMYPNDSGVKQQISAMQRKLQGVPDEQMIDSVIIE
- a CDS encoding SDR family oxidoreductase; protein product: MPRTLITGGAGFLGSHLCERLLKEGHEVLCMDNLITGDLANIDHLFGQEGFRFIKYDVTEFVHVEGALDYILHFASPASPIDYLKLPIQTLKVGSLGTHKALGLAKAKNARFLLASTSEVYGDPEIHPQVESYWGNVNPVGPRGVYDEAKRFAEAMTMAYHRYHGVETRIVRIFNTYGERMRVNDGRAIPAFMSQGIRGEDVTVFGDGLQTRSVCYVSDLVDGIFRLLMSDYSDPVNIGNPDEISMLDLAKEVLEVLGSSSTIVHRELPEDDPKVRQPDISVARSLLGWVPKVDRHEGLRRTAEYFKKKVLPR